The following proteins are co-located in the Silene latifolia isolate original U9 population chromosome 1, ASM4854445v1, whole genome shotgun sequence genome:
- the LOC141649236 gene encoding uncharacterized protein LOC141649236 has product MDANSTDINMQTGSACYNINVTMRMVEHKFRPTIGAVFASLEAGIKFYEVYARACGFTPRKHSTKTLQGGVAHQKFVVCNRQGFREYKPKQRHRTKDDENMGDAMIDEFYEVHNHRLTSVCNRDLDKISRSLDMFQKTLILDNSKLNIGAGLTFRQVKELVNGYENIGATLIDFKNFQRDIKCYIGLRDADLFIDRLEKLKATQPQFYFAYDVDPQNRLTKFFWADATCSKLLWTSSAIHEGAMIITNDHSFPELKTELPIEKHGAIIYTHAVFKVFQEEVMAADSCGVDDFEKEEHVRIIHVIDAETDRIFKVRFDLRSTDAVCECKLFERIGLLCRHIVWVYKGKGIGRIPSKLDSNGNVIEDSYMATSITSFVQRMVEFRRIVGVLKTLPAEHTEELASLLVEFRQKLCIEPLTKDQEMEIHWAAARRPKSLSTLRNKHATRARKRLKSLNNRPLKKRKAKEAMCILCKERVTHDGEHALFA; this is encoded by the exons ATGGATGCAAATTCTACCGACATTAACATGCAAACAG GCTCAGCTTGTTACAATatcaatgttact ATGCGTATGGTTGAGCACAAGTTTAGACCTACCATTGGTGCAGTTTTCGCCTCCCTTGAGGCTGGAATCAAGTTCTACGAGGTTTATGCTCGGGCATGTGGATTTACCCCTCGGAAGCACAGTACGAAAACACTACAAGGTGGTGTTGCACACCAAAAATTCGTAGTCTGCAACCGTCAAGGGTTCAGGGAATATAAACCGAAACAGCGTCACAGAACCAAGGATGATGAGAATATGGGTGATG CTATGATTGACGAGTTTTATGAAGTCCACAATCATCGTCTCACCTCTGTCTGTAACAGAGATCTCGATAAGATTTCACGATCCCTTGATATGTTCCAGAAGACGCTTATCTTGGACAACTCCAAGTTGAATATTGGCGCTGGATTGACCTTTAGACAGGTTAAGGAACTTGTCAATGGGTATGAAAATATCGGTGCTAcattgatagattttaagaactttcaaagAGATATCAAGTGCTACATTGGGTTAAGAGATGCTGACCTTTTCATCGATCGACTCGAGAAACTCAAAGCGACCCAACCCCAGTTCTACTTCGCCTATGATGTTGATCCGCAAAACCGTCTAACAAAGTTCTTTTGGGCTGATGCTACAT GTTCCAAACTTCTATGGACCAGCAGCGCTATACACGaaggtgcgatgattataacaaaTGACCACTCATTCCCCGAGCTTAAGACAGAATTACCTATAGAAAAGCATGGCGCTATTATATACACACATGCTGTGTTCAAGGTTTTTCAAGAAGAAGTAATGGCTGCCGATTCATGTGGTGTTGATGACTTTGAGAAGGAGGAGCATGTGCGCATAATTCATGTAATCGATGCTGAGACAGATAGAATTTTCAAGGTGAGGTTCGACCTTAGAAGCACAGATGCAGTATGCGAGTGTAAACTGTTCGAAAGAATTGGATTACTCTGCAGGCATATTGTGTGGGTGTACAAGGGCAAAGGAATTGGGCGAATACCAAGCAA GCTTGATTCGAATGGGAATGTCATTGAGGATTCATATATGGCTACGTCGATAACATCATTTGTGCAACGTATGGTCGAGTTCCGTCGGATAGTTGGTGTTCTCAAAACTTTACCTGCTGAACACACGGAAGAGTTAGCATCCCTCCTAGTTGAGTTCCGGCAGAAGTTATGTATTGAACCGCTTACAAAAGACCAAGAGATGGAGATTCATTGGGCTGCGGCTCGTCGTCCGAAGTCACTATCCACCCTCCggaacaagcacgcaacaagggcGCGGAAAAGATTGAAGTCACTAAACAACAGGCCATTGAAAAAGCGAAAAGCCAAAGAAGCTATGTGCATACTTTGCAAAGAAAGAGTTACCCACGACGGAGAACATGCCCTCTTCGCATAG